The following are encoded in a window of Caldicellulosiruptor danielii genomic DNA:
- the atpA gene encoding F0F1 ATP synthase subunit alpha, whose amino-acid sequence MVDVTIRPDEIASIIKDQIKNYEKKIETSDVGVVIMAGDGIARIHGLDNCMAGELLEFPNGVFGMALNLEEDNVGCVILGNDKEIKEGTIVKRTGRVVEVPVGEELLGRVVNALGQPIDGLGPINAKKFRPVERIAPGVIEREPVKTPLQTGIMAIDAMIPIGRGQRELIIGDRQTGKTAIAIDTIINQKDQGVYCIYVAIGQKASTVAQIVHTLKEYGAMDYTIVVSATASDSAPLQFLAPYAGCAMGEEFMESGKDALIIYDDLSKHAVAYRAMSLLLRRPPGREAYPGDVFYLHSRLLERAAKLNAQRGGGSLTALPIIETQAGDVSAYIPTNVISITDGQIYLESELFYAGIRPAINAGISVSRVGGNAQIKAMKKVAGRLRLDLAQYRELEAFAQFGSELDKSTRERLAQGQRIVETLKQPQYRPLPVWHQVVILYSAVNGYLMDIEVSKVREFNEKLVQYISANYPQIFGSIKETKDLTPETEELLKKVIVEFKERFKSNK is encoded by the coding sequence ATGGTTGATGTAACAATTAGACCAGATGAAATTGCTTCAATTATAAAAGACCAAATTAAAAACTATGAAAAAAAGATTGAAACAAGCGATGTTGGTGTTGTTATAATGGCAGGTGATGGTATTGCCAGAATACATGGTCTTGACAACTGCATGGCTGGAGAGCTATTAGAATTTCCTAATGGAGTTTTTGGAATGGCTCTAAACTTAGAAGAAGACAATGTTGGATGTGTTATACTGGGGAATGACAAGGAGATAAAAGAAGGAACTATTGTAAAAAGGACAGGTAGAGTTGTTGAAGTACCCGTAGGAGAAGAGCTTTTAGGAAGAGTTGTAAATGCCTTAGGCCAACCCATAGATGGTCTTGGTCCCATAAATGCAAAGAAGTTCAGACCAGTGGAAAGGATAGCTCCTGGCGTAATTGAAAGAGAGCCTGTTAAAACTCCTCTTCAGACAGGTATAATGGCTATTGACGCTATGATTCCTATAGGAAGAGGACAGAGAGAGCTTATAATTGGTGATAGACAAACTGGGAAAACTGCAATTGCAATAGATACGATTATAAATCAGAAAGACCAAGGTGTTTATTGCATCTATGTGGCAATTGGTCAAAAAGCCTCTACAGTTGCTCAGATAGTCCATACCTTAAAAGAATACGGTGCGATGGACTATACAATTGTTGTAAGTGCAACAGCAAGTGACTCGGCTCCTCTTCAATTCTTGGCTCCATATGCAGGTTGCGCGATGGGAGAAGAGTTTATGGAGTCAGGCAAAGACGCACTCATTATATACGATGACCTTTCCAAGCATGCTGTTGCTTACAGAGCAATGTCTCTTTTGCTCAGACGTCCACCTGGAAGAGAAGCTTATCCTGGTGATGTGTTTTACCTGCATTCAAGACTTTTGGAAAGAGCAGCAAAACTAAATGCTCAGCGTGGTGGAGGTTCACTGACTGCACTACCAATAATAGAAACTCAAGCAGGTGACGTTTCGGCATATATTCCTACGAATGTCATTTCAATCACAGACGGACAGATATACCTTGAAAGTGAGCTATTTTATGCAGGTATTAGACCTGCAATAAATGCTGGCATTTCTGTCTCAAGGGTCGGTGGTAATGCCCAAATAAAGGCAATGAAAAAGGTTGCGGGAAGGCTCAGACTTGACCTTGCTCAGTATCGTGAGCTTGAAGCTTTTGCTCAGTTTGGTTCAGAACTTGATAAATCAACACGAGAAAGACTTGCACAAGGGCAAAGAATTGTAGAGACTCTAAAACAGCCACAGTACAGACCACTGCCAGTATGGCATCAGGTTGTGATTTTGTACAGCGCTGTAAATGGTTATCTGATGGATATAGAAGTATCAAAGGTGAGGGAATTTAATGAGAAGCTTGTCCAGTATATATCTGCAAACTATCCGCAGATATTTGGTTCTATAAAAGAGACAAAAGATTTGACACCTGAAACAGAAGAGCTTTTGAAGAAGGTCATAGTAGAGTTCAAAGAAAGATTTAAGAGTAACAAGTAG
- the atpH gene encoding ATP synthase F1 subunit delta produces the protein MLPAKRYAEALIKLGQEEGKLEIFYEQLFKLFEIIKSNNEFNNIWFDLEMKRPEKKQKIKVFFDDGIDSYILNLLYLLIDKRREIALPYIPLYYKQMYDRIAGNVDVEVIVAHEIGDDVLRKISQWLLKKYGVKNPRFNVKIDKSILGGIKLLFNNIEVDASIKGALDLMRKELVKIAIL, from the coding sequence ATGTTGCCAGCAAAAAGATATGCAGAAGCTCTTATCAAGCTTGGTCAAGAGGAAGGGAAGCTGGAGATATTTTATGAGCAACTGTTCAAATTGTTTGAGATTATCAAGAGTAATAACGAATTTAACAATATTTGGTTTGATTTGGAAATGAAGCGTCCAGAGAAAAAACAAAAAATCAAGGTATTTTTTGATGATGGCATTGATAGTTATATCTTGAACCTTCTATACCTTCTCATTGATAAGCGAAGAGAAATAGCTCTACCCTATATACCTCTCTATTACAAACAGATGTATGATAGAATTGCAGGAAATGTTGATGTTGAAGTTATAGTTGCCCATGAGATTGGGGATGATGTTCTGAGAAAGATTTCTCAATGGCTTTTGAAAAAATACGGGGTCAAAAATCCGAGATTTAATGTAAAGATTGACAAAAGCATACTTGGTGGAATAAAACTTTTATTTAACAACATTGAAGTTGATGCTTCAATAAAAGGTGCTCTTGATTTAATGAGAAAAGAGCTTGTAAAGATAGCTATTTTATAG